Proteins from one Ramlibacter sp. PS4R-6 genomic window:
- a CDS encoding Crp/Fnr family transcriptional regulator, with product MSMLSNLELIRRVPLFALLTANQAEAVADAVVKRRFKRGEIIVEQGEKSNTLFIILTGRVRVVTSDKRGREVILATLNPGDYIGEMSLIDNEPHSATVRAEVQTDMLALGRAEFARCLPENSSMAYAIMKGLVQRLRQADRKIESLALMDVYGRVARALLEFASPDKDGQPTIRERISRQDIAKMVGASREMVSRVMKDLEDRGFIETREDGSMLIKDRLTTLG from the coding sequence ATGTCGATGCTGTCCAATCTGGAACTGATTCGCCGGGTCCCGCTGTTCGCCTTGCTGACAGCGAACCAGGCGGAAGCGGTCGCGGATGCAGTCGTCAAGCGCCGCTTCAAGCGCGGCGAGATCATCGTCGAGCAGGGCGAGAAGTCCAACACGCTCTTCATCATCCTCACCGGCCGGGTGCGCGTGGTCACCTCCGACAAGCGCGGCCGCGAGGTCATCCTGGCCACGCTCAACCCCGGCGACTACATCGGCGAGATGAGCCTCATCGACAACGAGCCCCATTCGGCCACCGTGCGCGCCGAGGTGCAGACGGACATGCTGGCCCTGGGCCGCGCGGAGTTCGCGCGCTGCCTGCCCGAGAACAGCTCGATGGCCTACGCGATCATGAAGGGGCTGGTGCAGCGCCTGCGCCAGGCCGACCGCAAGATCGAATCGCTGGCGCTGATGGACGTGTACGGCCGCGTCGCCCGCGCCCTGCTGGAGTTCGCGTCGCCCGACAAGGACGGCCAGCCGACGATCCGCGAGCGCATTTCCCGCCAGGACATCGCCAAGATGGTCGGCGCGTCGCGCGAAATGGTCAGCCGCGTCATGAAGGACCTGGAAGACCGTGGCTTCATCGAGACACGGGAAGACGGTT
- the trxB gene encoding thioredoxin-disulfide reductase, which translates to MPSTQHAKVLILGSGPAGYTAAVYAARANLSPMLVTGIAQGGQLMTTTDVDNWPADAMGVQGPELMQRFLEHAERFKTQIVFDHINAVDFSKRPFTLKGDSGEYTCDSLIIATGASAKYLGLPSEQAFMGKGVSGCATCDGFFYRGQVTCVIGGGNTAVEEALYLSNIASKVYLVHRRDKFRAEPILIDKVMDKVKEGKIELKLFKTLDEVLGDKTGVTGIRLKDANTGTTEDLQLQGCFIAIGHSPNTDIFKGQLEMKDGYIITKSGLSGMATMTSVPGVFAAGDVQDHVYRQAITSAGTGCMAALDAQRFLEQQG; encoded by the coding sequence ATGCCAAGCACCCAACACGCCAAAGTCCTGATCCTCGGTTCCGGCCCCGCCGGCTACACCGCGGCGGTCTACGCTGCGCGCGCCAACCTCAGCCCGATGCTCGTCACCGGCATCGCCCAGGGCGGCCAACTCATGACGACCACCGACGTCGACAACTGGCCCGCGGACGCGATGGGCGTGCAGGGCCCCGAGCTGATGCAGCGCTTCCTCGAACACGCCGAGCGCTTCAAGACGCAGATCGTCTTCGACCACATCAACGCGGTCGATTTCTCGAAGCGCCCGTTCACCCTCAAGGGCGACAGCGGGGAATACACCTGCGACTCCCTCATCATCGCGACCGGCGCATCGGCCAAGTACCTCGGCCTGCCTTCGGAACAAGCCTTCATGGGCAAGGGCGTGTCCGGCTGCGCCACCTGCGACGGCTTCTTCTACCGCGGCCAGGTCACCTGCGTGATCGGCGGCGGCAACACCGCCGTCGAAGAGGCGCTGTACCTGTCGAACATCGCGAGCAAGGTGTACCTCGTGCACCGGCGCGACAAGTTCCGCGCCGAGCCGATCCTCATCGACAAGGTGATGGACAAGGTCAAGGAAGGCAAGATCGAGCTCAAGCTCTTCAAGACGCTCGACGAGGTGCTGGGCGACAAGACCGGCGTGACCGGCATCCGGCTGAAGGACGCGAACACGGGCACCACCGAGGACCTGCAGCTGCAAGGCTGCTTCATCGCCATCGGCCACTCGCCCAACACCGACATCTTCAAGGGCCAGCTGGAGATGAAGGACGGCTACATCATCACGAAGTCCGGCCTTTCGGGCATGGCGACGATGACCAGCGTGCCGGGCGTCTTCGCCGCGGGCGACGTGCAGGACCATGTGTACCGCCAGGCCATCACCAGCGCGGGGACGGGCTGCATGGCCGCCCTGGACGCCCAGCGGTTCCTGGAACAGCAGGGCTGA
- the rpmB gene encoding 50S ribosomal protein L28, with the protein MARVCEVTGKGPMVGNNVSHANNKTKRRFLPNLQYRRFWVETENRWVRLRVSSAALRLIDKNGIDSVLADMRARGQA; encoded by the coding sequence ATGGCACGCGTATGTGAAGTGACGGGCAAGGGCCCGATGGTGGGGAACAACGTCTCCCACGCCAACAACAAGACCAAGCGCCGGTTCCTGCCGAACCTGCAATACCGCCGTTTCTGGGTCGAGACCGAAAACCGCTGGGTTCGCCTGCGTGTTTCGAGCGCCGCGCTGCGCCTCATCGACAAGAACGGCATCGACAGCGTGCTGGCGGACATGCGTGCCCGCGGCCAGGCCTAA
- the rpmG gene encoding 50S ribosomal protein L33 translates to MASKGGREKIKLESTAGTGHFYTTSKNKKTMPEKMSIMKFDPKARKHVEYKETKLK, encoded by the coding sequence ATGGCAAGCAAAGGCGGACGCGAGAAGATCAAGCTGGAGTCCACGGCGGGCACCGGCCATTTCTACACGACGAGCAAGAACAAAAAGACGATGCCCGAGAAGATGTCGATCATGAAGTTCGACCCGAAGGCCCGCAAGCACGTCGAGTACAAAGAGACCAAGCTGAAGTGA
- a CDS encoding DesA family fatty acid desaturase has product MMLPDWPVLAAAIDWLGNGLWNLTWWQVVLYTLATTHITIAAVTIFLHRAQAHRAMDLGPIPSHFFRFWLWLGTGMVTKEWVSIHRKHHAKCETEEDPHSPQTRGIETVLWRGAELYRDEAKNPETMAKFGHGTPNDWLERNLYSRYSWQGVGLMLLLDLALFGGVGAAVWAVQMLWIPITAAGVINGIGHYWGYRNFEAPDASTNISPWGILIGGEELHNNHHTYPTSAKFSVKSYEFDLGWVYIRAMEKLGWAKVKKVPPKLQLGEIKPVADEKTLEALIANRYEVMAAYAREMKRACKAEIAALKARRADSSGLKSVRRWMHRDEDRVPASARPQIQQARAAHPALDKMLAMREELRQMWLNTSQSREQLAVDLQAWCRRAEDSGVSHLQQFSMKLRMAHA; this is encoded by the coding sequence TTGATGCTTCCCGACTGGCCTGTCCTGGCCGCCGCGATCGACTGGCTCGGCAATGGCCTGTGGAACCTGACTTGGTGGCAGGTCGTGCTGTACACGCTGGCCACCACGCACATCACGATCGCCGCCGTGACGATCTTCCTGCACCGTGCGCAGGCGCACCGCGCGATGGACCTCGGGCCCATCCCGTCGCATTTCTTCCGCTTCTGGCTCTGGCTGGGCACCGGCATGGTGACCAAGGAGTGGGTCTCCATCCACCGCAAGCACCACGCCAAGTGCGAGACGGAGGAAGACCCCCACAGCCCGCAGACGCGCGGCATCGAAACCGTGCTGTGGCGCGGCGCCGAGCTGTACCGCGACGAGGCCAAGAACCCCGAGACCATGGCCAAGTTCGGCCACGGCACCCCCAACGACTGGCTCGAGCGCAACCTGTACTCGCGCTACAGCTGGCAGGGCGTGGGCCTGATGCTGCTGCTGGACCTGGCGCTGTTCGGCGGCGTCGGCGCGGCCGTGTGGGCCGTGCAGATGCTGTGGATCCCGATCACGGCCGCCGGCGTCATCAACGGCATCGGCCACTACTGGGGCTACCGCAACTTCGAGGCGCCGGACGCGTCCACGAACATCTCGCCCTGGGGCATCCTGATCGGCGGCGAGGAGCTGCACAACAACCACCACACCTACCCGACGAGCGCCAAGTTCTCGGTCAAGAGCTACGAGTTCGACCTGGGCTGGGTCTACATCCGCGCGATGGAAAAGCTCGGCTGGGCCAAGGTCAAGAAGGTGCCGCCGAAGCTGCAGCTGGGAGAGATCAAGCCGGTGGCCGACGAGAAGACGCTCGAGGCCCTGATCGCCAACCGCTACGAGGTGATGGCCGCCTATGCCCGCGAAATGAAGCGTGCGTGCAAGGCCGAGATCGCCGCGCTGAAGGCCAGGCGTGCCGATTCCTCCGGGCTCAAGTCGGTCCGGCGCTGGATGCACCGCGACGAGGACCGCGTGCCGGCCTCGGCCCGCCCGCAGATCCAGCAGGCCCGCGCCGCCCACCCGGCGCTGGACAAGATGCTCGCCATGCGCGAAGAGCTGCGCCAGATGTGGCTGAACACCTCGCAGTCGCGCGAGCAGCTGGCCGTCGACCTGCAGGCCTGGTGCCGCCGCGCCGAGGACAGCGGCGTGTCGCACCTGCAGCAGTTCTCGATGAAGCTGCGCATGGCGCACGCCTGA
- a CDS encoding RsmB/NOP family class I SAM-dependent RNA methyltransferase: MHPKALLDASAELVGRVLKFDHPADAVVSRYFRDNRSLGPRERATLAETVYTVLRKKLLFDHFAPSGMGPRERRMAILGFHGDRDFLKSALSPQEREWIDQCDAIDTKDLLERHRHNLPEWLVAPLKQQVGDGFWALVEALNEPAPLDLRVNALTDKREDVQKELKLAGLQAQATPYSPWGLRLEGKPAVNKLDAFARGAIEVQDEGSQLLALLLDAKRGEMVVDFCAGAGGKTLAIGASMRNTGRLYAFDTSAHRLDALKPRLARSKLSNVYPAAIANERDERVKRLAGKIDRVIVDAPCSGLGTLRRNPDLKWRQSPQSVEEMTVKQAAILQSAARLLKPGGRLLYATCSVLPQENEAIAEAFTGANREFSPLAAGEVLSNLKVAQGSSLTSGGGDGQQYLRLWPHTRGTDGFFAALWVKN; the protein is encoded by the coding sequence ATGCATCCGAAAGCCTTGCTGGATGCGTCCGCCGAACTGGTGGGCCGCGTCCTGAAATTCGACCATCCCGCCGATGCGGTCGTGTCGCGCTACTTCCGCGACAACCGCTCGCTCGGGCCGCGCGAACGCGCCACGCTTGCCGAGACCGTCTACACGGTGCTGCGCAAGAAGCTTCTGTTCGACCATTTCGCGCCTTCGGGCATGGGCCCGCGCGAGCGGCGCATGGCGATCCTCGGATTCCACGGCGACCGCGACTTCCTCAAGTCGGCGCTGTCGCCGCAGGAGCGCGAATGGATCGACCAGTGCGACGCGATCGACACGAAGGACCTGCTGGAGCGCCATCGCCACAACCTGCCGGAGTGGCTGGTGGCGCCCCTGAAGCAGCAGGTGGGTGACGGCTTCTGGGCGCTGGTCGAGGCGCTGAACGAGCCGGCGCCGCTGGACCTGCGCGTGAACGCGCTCACCGACAAGCGCGAGGACGTGCAGAAGGAGCTGAAGCTGGCCGGCCTGCAGGCGCAGGCCACGCCGTATTCGCCCTGGGGCCTGCGGCTGGAGGGCAAGCCGGCGGTCAACAAGCTCGACGCGTTCGCGCGCGGCGCGATCGAGGTGCAGGACGAGGGCTCCCAGCTGCTGGCCTTGCTGCTCGACGCGAAGCGCGGCGAGATGGTGGTCGACTTCTGCGCGGGCGCGGGCGGCAAGACGCTGGCGATCGGCGCTTCGATGCGCAACACCGGCCGCCTGTATGCCTTCGACACCTCGGCGCACCGGCTCGACGCGCTCAAGCCGCGGCTCGCGCGCAGCAAGCTGTCCAACGTCTACCCCGCCGCCATCGCCAACGAACGCGACGAGCGCGTCAAGCGCCTGGCCGGGAAGATTGACCGCGTCATCGTGGATGCCCCGTGCTCGGGGCTGGGCACGCTGCGCCGCAATCCCGACCTGAAATGGCGCCAGTCGCCCCAGTCGGTGGAGGAGATGACGGTGAAACAGGCCGCGATCCTGCAAAGCGCCGCCCGCCTGCTCAAGCCGGGCGGCCGCCTGCTCTATGCCACCTGCAGCGTCCTGCCGCAGGAAAACGAGGCCATCGCCGAGGCCTTCACCGGGGCAAATAGGGAGTTCAGCCCACTCGCGGCAGGCGAAGTCCTGTCCAATCTGAAGGTCGCGCAGGGGTCGTCGCTCACTTCGGGCGGTGGGGATGGCCAGCAATATTTACGGCTTTGGCCGCACACCCGTGGCACGGACGGGTTCTTCGCCGCCCTCTGGGTGAAAAATTGA
- the purN gene encoding phosphoribosylglycinamide formyltransferase, with protein sequence MKNIVILISGGGSNMAAIVRAAQQGNWRKTLDAQVAAVVSNRPDAGGLAVARDNGIATEVVDHKQFESREAFDAQLALRIDAHRPSLVVLAGFMRILTPAFVDRYRGRLINIHPSLLPAFPGLHTHQRAIEAGCRFAGATIHQVTQDLDFGPILDQAAVPVLPGDTPQALAARVLTQEHILYPRAIAQLLPTL encoded by the coding sequence ATGAAGAACATTGTGATCCTCATTTCGGGCGGTGGCTCGAACATGGCGGCCATCGTCCGCGCGGCCCAGCAGGGCAACTGGCGCAAGACCCTGGATGCGCAGGTGGCCGCGGTGGTCAGCAACCGGCCCGACGCCGGCGGCCTGGCGGTCGCGCGCGACAACGGCATCGCCACCGAAGTGGTCGACCACAAGCAATTCGAATCGCGCGAGGCTTTCGATGCGCAGCTGGCCTTGCGCATCGACGCGCACCGGCCGTCGCTGGTGGTGCTGGCGGGCTTCATGCGCATCCTCACGCCCGCGTTCGTCGATCGCTACCGCGGCCGGCTCATCAATATCCACCCGTCGCTGCTGCCCGCGTTCCCGGGCCTGCACACCCACCAGCGCGCGATCGAGGCGGGCTGCCGGTTCGCCGGCGCAACCATCCACCAGGTCACGCAGGACCTGGACTTCGGGCCCATCCTCGACCAGGCGGCGGTGCCGGTGCTGCCCGGCGACACGCCGCAGGCGCTGGCCGCGCGCGTGCTCACGCAGGAACACATCCTCTACCCGCGCGCCATCGCGCAGCTGCTGCCCACGCTCTGA
- a CDS encoding acyl-CoA dehydrogenase family protein: MDLAFTPEEQKFREEIRAWVRDALPKDISHKVHNALHLTRDDHQRWAKILGKKGWLGYGWPKEFGGPGWTAIQKHLFEEELALAGAPRVVPFGPVMVAPVIMAFGSPEQQKRFLPGIASGEVWWSQGYSEPGSGSDLASLKTRAERKGDKYIVNGQKTWTTLAQHGDWMFNLVRTSNEGKPQTGISFLLVDMKSPGVTVRPIIMLDGGHEVNEVFFDNVEVPAENLIGEENKGWTYAKHLLSHERTNIADVNRAKRELERVKRIAKAEGVYDDTRFRDEIAKLEVDIVALEMLVLRVLSAEKSGKNSLDIAGLLKIKGSEIQQRYSELMMLAAGPYSLPFIQEAMEAGWQGEYVGAAHAAPLAATYFNMRKTTIYGGSNEVQRNIVAQTVLG; this comes from the coding sequence ATGGACCTGGCATTCACCCCCGAAGAACAGAAATTCCGCGAGGAGATCCGCGCCTGGGTGCGCGACGCCTTGCCCAAGGACATCTCGCACAAGGTGCACAACGCGCTGCACCTGACGCGCGACGATCACCAGCGCTGGGCGAAGATCCTCGGCAAGAAAGGCTGGCTGGGCTACGGCTGGCCCAAGGAATTCGGCGGCCCCGGCTGGACCGCGATCCAGAAGCACCTGTTCGAGGAAGAACTGGCGCTGGCCGGTGCGCCGCGCGTGGTGCCGTTCGGCCCCGTGATGGTCGCGCCCGTGATCATGGCTTTCGGTTCGCCCGAGCAGCAGAAGCGCTTTCTGCCCGGCATCGCCAGCGGCGAAGTGTGGTGGAGCCAGGGCTACAGCGAACCCGGCTCGGGCTCCGACCTGGCGTCGCTCAAGACGCGCGCCGAGCGCAAGGGCGACAAGTACATCGTCAACGGCCAGAAGACCTGGACCACGCTGGCGCAGCACGGCGACTGGATGTTCAACCTGGTGCGCACGTCGAACGAAGGCAAGCCGCAGACGGGCATCTCCTTCCTGCTCGTGGACATGAAGTCGCCCGGCGTCACGGTACGGCCGATCATCATGCTCGACGGCGGGCATGAGGTGAACGAAGTGTTCTTCGACAACGTCGAGGTGCCCGCCGAGAACCTCATCGGCGAGGAGAACAAGGGCTGGACCTACGCCAAGCACCTGCTCTCGCACGAGCGCACCAACATCGCCGACGTGAACCGCGCCAAGCGCGAACTCGAGCGGGTCAAGCGCATCGCGAAAGCCGAGGGCGTGTACGACGACACGCGCTTCCGCGACGAGATCGCCAAGCTCGAAGTCGACATCGTCGCCCTCGAGATGCTCGTGCTGCGCGTCCTGTCCGCCGAGAAGTCGGGCAAGAACTCGCTGGACATCGCGGGCCTGCTCAAGATCAAGGGCAGCGAGATCCAGCAGCGCTATTCCGAATTGATGATGCTCGCCGCGGGCCCGTACTCGCTGCCCTTCATCCAGGAAGCCATGGAAGCCGGCTGGCAGGGCGAGTACGTGGGCGCGGCCCACGCCGCGCCGCTGGCCGCCACCTACTTCAACATGCGCAAGACCACCATCTACGGCGGCTCGAACGAAGTGCAACGCAACATCGTCGCGCAGACGGTGCTGGGCTGA
- a CDS encoding acyl-CoA dehydrogenase family protein, translating into MDFEFSDEQQQLRDAVRKWVDRGYDFEKRRGIVRAGGFDKAVYGQLAELGLTGLYVPDDFGGMAMGPVEGMVVMEELGRGIVMEPVAQALIAGATLQAYAPQDVKAAWLPKIAGGEAIVVLAHHERKARWKLDVCETRAEKAGSGWRLTGEKSVVPFADKADAFLVPAVADGKLALFLVEKGAAATRGYVTQDGSRAGEVKLKDAAATLVTQDGLAALEYAVDVGIAAACAEGVGAMDKTMELTVEYLNTRKQFGVTLATFQALRHRVADMKMQQELARSMSYYATLKLNAPADERRRALSRAKYQLGVSMRFIGQQSVQMHGGIGVTDEYAGSHYFKKLTQLEMTFGDTLHHLGEVSARMQDTAGVFA; encoded by the coding sequence ATGGATTTCGAATTCAGCGACGAACAGCAGCAACTGCGTGACGCCGTGCGCAAGTGGGTGGACCGCGGCTACGACTTCGAGAAGCGCCGCGGCATCGTGCGCGCGGGTGGCTTCGACAAGGCCGTGTACGGCCAGCTCGCCGAGCTGGGCCTGACGGGCCTGTATGTCCCCGACGACTTCGGCGGCATGGCCATGGGCCCGGTCGAAGGCATGGTGGTGATGGAAGAACTCGGCCGCGGCATCGTGATGGAGCCGGTGGCCCAGGCGCTCATCGCCGGCGCGACGCTGCAGGCCTACGCGCCGCAGGACGTGAAGGCGGCGTGGCTGCCGAAGATCGCCGGCGGCGAAGCCATCGTCGTGCTCGCGCACCACGAGCGCAAGGCACGCTGGAAGCTCGACGTGTGCGAGACGCGCGCCGAGAAGGCGGGCAGCGGCTGGCGGCTCACGGGCGAGAAGAGCGTGGTCCCGTTCGCCGACAAGGCCGATGCCTTCCTGGTCCCCGCGGTCGCCGACGGCAAGCTCGCCCTCTTCCTCGTCGAGAAGGGCGCGGCCGCCACGCGCGGCTACGTCACGCAGGACGGCAGCCGTGCCGGCGAGGTGAAGCTGAAGGACGCAGCGGCCACGCTCGTCACGCAAGATGGCCTGGCCGCGCTGGAGTACGCGGTCGACGTCGGCATCGCCGCCGCCTGCGCCGAAGGCGTGGGCGCCATGGACAAGACCATGGAACTGACGGTCGAGTACCTGAACACGCGCAAGCAGTTCGGCGTGACGCTCGCCACCTTCCAGGCGCTGCGCCACCGCGTCGCCGACATGAAGATGCAGCAGGAGCTCGCGCGCTCCATGAGCTACTACGCGACGCTGAAGCTCAACGCCCCGGCCGACGAGCGCCGCCGCGCGCTGTCACGCGCGAAGTACCAGCTGGGCGTCTCCATGCGCTTCATCGGCCAGCAGTCGGTGCAGATGCACGGCGGCATCGGCGTCACCGACGAGTACGCGGGCAGCCACTACTTCAAGAAGCTCACGCAGCTGGAGATGACCTTCGGCGACACATTGCACCACCTGGGCGAGGTTTCCGCGCGCATGCAAGACACCGCCGGCGTCTTCGCCTGA
- a CDS encoding YHYH protein, with protein sequence MDAIRRSTFIACLALAGCGGGDGLVAQSPRAPSTTPLNGVVTFSGNRTNYTLTRTSAGFVVKDNVGTEGTNTITGASSLNFTDYSVNLAIGDKSQTLATADLQLLIELYVAFFNRVPDADGLSYWIDQFKAGMSIDTIADNFYGAAVQFSSVTGYSATMTNADFVRIIYSNVLGRSGATAPPDADVNFWAGELANGNETRGSLIRRMLGSAHTFKGDATWGWVANLLDNKYSVGLYFAVQQGLNFNTSNDNITRGAAIAAAVTSTDTAAARTLVGVNDTTFTTSVSVPGAPTIGTATAGDGTASIAFTAPASDGGAAITGYTVTCTGGSVARTGTGAASPVGVLGMTNATSYSCSVKATNSAGTGAASGIVSVTPLAANSTAAVYCSFSQSVTNPTIHITSTVNITCSATLRMISGNGVPDHAVGAFPNAGNPNSIGSVNVQYSHTLTPVSNGAATVMQHKIGYANNSVPFDPATAESYQNAGVWRIEALNQTYFPFGVDSNNAHVQPDGAYHYHGMPENYITRLGKGTSTMTLVGFAADGFPIYARYGFQTATNASSGVKVMSSSYRKKTTPNPGRPSTAMVPMGTFTQDYEYVLGLGDLDQCNGRYGVTPEFPNGIYHYYITDGYPYIQRCVMGTPSYNGTLQP encoded by the coding sequence ATGGATGCAATCCGCAGGAGCACGTTCATCGCGTGCCTGGCCCTGGCCGGGTGCGGCGGCGGCGACGGGCTCGTGGCGCAATCGCCCCGGGCGCCCTCGACGACACCCTTGAACGGCGTCGTCACCTTCTCGGGCAACCGCACGAATTACACGCTCACTCGCACCAGCGCCGGCTTCGTGGTGAAGGACAACGTCGGCACGGAGGGTACGAACACCATCACCGGTGCCAGCTCGCTGAATTTCACGGACTACAGCGTCAACCTGGCGATCGGCGACAAGTCGCAGACCCTTGCGACCGCCGACCTGCAGTTGCTGATCGAGCTGTACGTCGCCTTCTTCAACCGCGTGCCCGACGCCGACGGCCTGTCGTACTGGATCGACCAGTTCAAGGCGGGCATGTCCATCGACACCATCGCCGACAACTTCTACGGCGCGGCGGTGCAGTTCTCCTCGGTCACCGGCTACAGCGCCACGATGACCAACGCCGACTTCGTGCGGATCATCTACAGCAACGTGCTGGGCCGCTCGGGCGCGACCGCGCCGCCCGACGCCGACGTGAACTTCTGGGCCGGCGAGCTCGCCAACGGGAACGAGACACGCGGGAGCCTGATCCGACGCATGCTGGGCTCGGCGCACACCTTCAAGGGCGACGCAACCTGGGGCTGGGTCGCGAACCTGCTCGACAACAAGTACTCGGTGGGCCTGTACTTCGCCGTGCAGCAGGGCCTGAACTTCAACACCTCCAACGACAACATCACGCGCGGCGCGGCCATCGCCGCCGCGGTGACGTCGACCGACACCGCGGCGGCGAGGACGCTGGTCGGCGTGAACGACACGACGTTCACCACGTCGGTGTCGGTCCCCGGCGCGCCGACGATTGGCACGGCCACCGCGGGCGACGGCACGGCCAGCATCGCCTTCACGGCGCCGGCATCCGACGGCGGCGCGGCGATCACGGGCTACACGGTCACGTGCACCGGCGGCAGCGTCGCGCGCACGGGGACAGGCGCGGCGAGCCCGGTCGGCGTCCTGGGCATGACCAACGCCACGTCGTATTCCTGTTCGGTGAAGGCGACCAATTCGGCGGGGACGGGCGCCGCATCCGGCATCGTCAGCGTCACGCCGCTGGCCGCCAACTCCACGGCCGCGGTCTATTGCTCGTTCAGCCAGAGCGTCACCAACCCGACGATCCACATCACCAGCACGGTCAACATCACGTGTTCCGCCACCCTTCGCATGATCTCCGGCAACGGCGTGCCGGACCATGCGGTCGGCGCGTTCCCCAACGCCGGCAACCCGAACAGCATCGGCTCCGTGAACGTGCAGTACAGCCATACGCTGACGCCGGTCTCCAACGGCGCGGCGACGGTGATGCAGCACAAGATCGGCTACGCGAACAACAGCGTGCCGTTCGACCCCGCGACGGCCGAGAGCTACCAGAACGCCGGCGTGTGGCGGATCGAGGCACTGAACCAGACCTACTTCCCCTTCGGCGTGGACAGCAACAACGCGCACGTGCAGCCCGACGGCGCGTACCACTACCACGGCATGCCGGAGAACTACATCACGCGCCTGGGCAAGGGCACGTCGACGATGACGCTGGTGGGCTTCGCGGCGGACGGCTTCCCGATCTATGCGCGCTACGGCTTCCAGACGGCCACCAACGCGTCGAGCGGCGTGAAGGTCATGAGCTCCAGCTACCGCAAGAAGACCACGCCCAACCCGGGGCGGCCGTCCACCGCGATGGTGCCCATGGGCACGTTCACGCAGGACTACGAGTACGTGCTGGGGCTGGGCGACCTCGACCAGTGCAACGGGCGGTATGGCGTGACGCCGGAGTTCCCCAACGGCATCTACCACTACTACATCACCGACGGCTACCCCTACATCCAGCGCTGCGTGATGGGCACGCCCTCGTACAACGGCACGCTGCAGCCGTGA